A part of Mycolicibacterium sp. TUM20985 genomic DNA contains:
- the yaaA gene encoding peroxide stress protein YaaA, whose amino-acid sequence MIVLLPPSETKRDGGDGPSLRLDALAAPELGPLRAALIDELVTLAADRPAARRALGISASQDAEIDRNAALLTAPTMPAIERYTGVLYDALDVESLRGAAAARARSRLAVGSALFGLLRADDAIPAYRLSAGSKLPGRATLASRWRPVLEPVLARLAADELIVDLRSGSYAALGRLPGAVDVDVVAEHPDGRRTIVSHFNKAHKGRLARVLAASRSEPNDASAVAALARRAGMRVERRGRELLVVVPA is encoded by the coding sequence GTGATCGTGCTGCTGCCGCCGTCGGAGACCAAGCGTGACGGCGGCGACGGACCGTCGCTGCGTCTCGATGCCCTGGCCGCACCGGAGCTGGGGCCGCTCCGCGCAGCGCTGATCGACGAGCTGGTCACCCTTGCCGCCGACCGGCCCGCGGCGAGGCGGGCACTGGGCATCTCGGCTTCGCAGGACGCCGAGATCGACCGCAACGCCGCCCTGCTCACCGCGCCAACCATGCCCGCCATCGAGCGTTACACCGGCGTCCTGTACGACGCGTTGGACGTCGAATCCCTTCGCGGCGCCGCGGCGGCGCGCGCCCGGTCGCGGCTCGCCGTCGGGTCGGCGCTGTTCGGGCTGCTGCGCGCCGACGACGCGATCCCCGCCTACCGGCTGTCGGCCGGTTCGAAGCTGCCCGGTCGCGCGACGCTGGCTTCGCGTTGGCGGCCCGTCCTGGAACCCGTGCTGGCGCGCTTGGCCGCCGACGAACTGATCGTCGATCTGCGATCCGGTTCCTACGCGGCGCTGGGCAGGCTGCCGGGGGCGGTCGACGTCGACGTCGTCGCCGAACACCCCGACGGGCGCAGGACCATCGTCAGCCACTTCAACAAGGCCCACAAGGGCAGGCTGGCGCGGGTGCTGGCGGCCAGCAGGTCGGAACCGAACGACGCGTCGGCGGTGGCCGCGCTGGCCCGCCGCGCCGGCATGCGCGTCGAGCGGAGGGGTCGAGAGCTGCTCGTCGTGGTGCCCGCGTGA
- a CDS encoding Rv2253/PknI dimerization domain-containing protein produces MRLIATATALVVAGGVISSDRDAALASADAVLPAAPAALAGVYRTEVLGSRGRFDGELYPGPDSTRWYAIRSSCSAAGCTADGTPVDDPGRRAATGGGSAFHLSFERGHWIGEPVADVAPCLADPGRDVALSVGWRLTPRPDGTLIGTRTLTESTGGAAGVCAGSGGVYEVPVELTPVPSAGPIT; encoded by the coding sequence ATGCGGCTGATCGCCACGGCGACCGCACTCGTGGTGGCCGGCGGCGTGATCAGCAGCGACCGTGACGCGGCCCTGGCGTCGGCGGATGCCGTCCTCCCGGCCGCGCCCGCAGCTCTCGCCGGCGTGTACCGCACCGAGGTGCTCGGCTCACGTGGACGGTTCGACGGCGAGCTCTACCCGGGCCCGGATTCCACCCGGTGGTACGCGATCCGTTCGTCGTGCTCGGCGGCGGGATGCACGGCCGACGGCACCCCGGTCGACGACCCGGGGCGGCGGGCCGCGACGGGCGGCGGGAGTGCGTTCCACCTGTCGTTCGAGCGCGGCCACTGGATTGGTGAACCGGTCGCCGACGTCGCGCCGTGCCTCGCGGACCCCGGGCGGGACGTGGCGCTGTCCGTCGGCTGGCGCCTGACCCCCCGCCCCGACGGGACCTTGATCGGGACCCGCACGCTGACCGAGTCGACGGGCGGCGCCGCCGGTGTTTGTGCGGGTAGCGGTGGCGTCTACGAAGTTCCGGTGGAGCTGACGCCGGTGCCTTCCGCCGGGCCGATCACCTGA
- a CDS encoding VOC family protein, translating to MILDLLSPSIEIGVVTTNLEAMVEFYEGFLGLEPQGEIEFADGTQRRYGLGGSVLKLVTYRTPPPLPPSPGGGRAQAGLRYFTVGVKNLHDVAAKVEAAGYDLVEPPTEFAPVPGMGWMFIADPDGNCIELFGML from the coding sequence GTGATCCTGGATCTGCTGAGCCCAAGCATCGAGATCGGTGTGGTGACCACGAACCTCGAGGCGATGGTCGAGTTCTACGAAGGCTTCCTCGGGCTCGAGCCCCAGGGCGAGATCGAGTTCGCCGACGGCACCCAGCGGCGCTACGGCCTCGGCGGCAGCGTGCTCAAGCTCGTCACCTATAGGACGCCGCCGCCACTGCCGCCCTCTCCCGGCGGTGGCCGTGCGCAGGCCGGGCTCAGATACTTCACGGTCGGCGTGAAGAACCTCCACGACGTCGCCGCCAAGGTGGAGGCCGCGGGATACGACCTCGTCGAACCGCCCACGGAGTTCGCGCCCGTTCCCGGCATGGGATGGATGTTCATCGCCGATCCCGACGGCAACTGCATCGAGTTGTTCGGGATGCTCTGA
- a CDS encoding TerC family protein yields the protein MQVTQIEWFVTLGVTLAVLLFDIIFIARRPHEPTFKECAIALGFYVGLAIAFGVWVTYFHGTQFGVEFFAGWLTEYSLSIDNLFIFLIIMASFNVPRKYQQEALLIGIILALIFRGIFIAVGAVAINQFSWIFYVFGAFLVYTAIKLARDTEHDDDGENGVVKFARKHLTLTDKWDGLKLWIKEDGKRLMTPMFLVIVALGTTDLLFALDSIPAIYGLTREPYIVFTANVFALMGLRQLYFLLGDLLKRLVYLSQGLAFILLFIGVKLVLHALHENELPFINGGEHVPVPEIPTLLSLGVIIVTLVVTTVASLYKTRVVDKRSEDAEETT from the coding sequence ATGCAGGTCACCCAGATCGAATGGTTCGTCACCCTCGGCGTGACGTTGGCCGTTCTGTTGTTCGACATCATCTTCATCGCCCGCAGGCCGCACGAGCCGACGTTCAAGGAGTGCGCGATCGCGCTCGGGTTCTACGTCGGGCTGGCCATTGCCTTCGGCGTCTGGGTCACGTACTTCCACGGCACCCAGTTCGGAGTGGAGTTCTTCGCCGGCTGGCTGACCGAGTACAGCCTGTCGATCGACAACCTGTTCATCTTCCTGATCATCATGGCCAGTTTCAACGTGCCGAGGAAGTATCAGCAGGAGGCGCTGCTGATCGGCATCATCCTGGCGTTGATCTTCCGCGGCATCTTCATCGCCGTCGGTGCCGTGGCGATCAACCAGTTCTCCTGGATCTTCTACGTCTTCGGCGCGTTCCTGGTGTACACGGCGATCAAACTCGCCCGCGACACCGAGCACGACGACGACGGCGAGAACGGCGTGGTCAAGTTCGCCCGCAAGCACCTGACCCTGACCGACAAGTGGGACGGTCTCAAGCTGTGGATCAAGGAGGACGGCAAGCGTCTGATGACGCCGATGTTCCTCGTCATCGTGGCGCTCGGTACGACCGACCTGCTCTTCGCGCTCGATTCGATCCCGGCCATCTACGGGCTCACCAGGGAGCCCTACATCGTGTTTACGGCGAACGTGTTCGCGCTCATGGGTCTGCGGCAGCTGTACTTCCTCCTCGGCGACCTGCTCAAGCGCCTGGTCTACCTGTCCCAGGGGTTGGCGTTCATCCTGCTCTTCATCGGCGTGAAGCTCGTCCTGCACGCTCTCCACGAGAATGAACTGCCGTTCATCAACGGCGGCGAGCACGTGCCGGTCCCGGAGATCCCGACGTTGCTGAGCCTCGGGGTCATCATCGTCACGCTGGTCGTCACCACGGTCGCGAGCCTGTACAAGACCCGGGTCGTGGACAAGCGTTCCGAGGACGCCGAGGAGACCACGTAA
- a CDS encoding amidase: protein MDSQQARELASFDALGQAELVASGELTAVELLDAAITRLDAARPLNAVITDLFDLGRRQSAALDDSGGLRTGEAGPLAGVPFLLKDLGSSLAGAPEAMGSRALRSHVASETSWTVERYLDAGLVVFGKTNTPEWGNHCTTEPFLFGRTANPWSPDVTPGGSSGGSAAAVAAGVVPAASGGDGTGSIRVPASCCGLVGLKPRRGRSSFAPDGGQGMEGLVNGHALTRTVRDSAALLDVITGSAVGDPYTVPAPDTSFLGAFAQRPAAARILTTTDSPFPGAPTHPEVAAAVESVARTLADLGHAVAEGAPSFDPDVVADAIAVLHAVSNAQLHGFGKQVLGHEPTEDDFEPSSWVMMREGFTTTGVAYAEAIGAVHAQTRRFATGMSGHDVLLVPTLITPPPPYGLLNQPRGTTRAFFDVEFATTGWTTMANVTGWAAISLPLGVTSTGLPIGVQLMAPDELILLQLAAQLEVAMPWSGRLPAGWIG, encoded by the coding sequence ATGGACTCCCAACAGGCTCGCGAGCTGGCTTCGTTCGATGCGCTCGGTCAGGCGGAGCTCGTCGCGTCGGGTGAGCTGACGGCCGTCGAACTGCTCGACGCCGCCATCACTCGACTCGACGCGGCCCGCCCGCTGAACGCCGTCATCACCGATCTGTTCGACCTGGGTCGGCGGCAGTCCGCGGCCCTCGACGACTCCGGCGGGCTGCGCACCGGCGAGGCGGGGCCACTCGCCGGCGTTCCCTTCCTGTTGAAGGATCTCGGGTCGTCGCTGGCCGGGGCACCGGAGGCGATGGGCTCGCGGGCGCTGCGCTCGCACGTCGCCTCGGAGACCTCGTGGACCGTCGAGCGCTATCTGGACGCCGGGCTGGTGGTCTTCGGGAAGACCAACACCCCCGAGTGGGGCAATCACTGCACCACCGAGCCGTTCTTGTTCGGTCGGACGGCGAATCCGTGGTCGCCGGACGTCACCCCCGGTGGATCGAGCGGCGGGTCGGCGGCAGCGGTCGCGGCGGGCGTCGTGCCCGCGGCCTCGGGCGGTGACGGCACCGGCTCGATCAGGGTGCCCGCGTCGTGCTGCGGTTTGGTCGGGTTGAAGCCGCGGCGCGGTCGCAGCTCGTTCGCGCCCGACGGCGGGCAGGGCATGGAGGGTCTCGTCAACGGCCACGCCCTGACGCGGACGGTTCGCGACAGCGCCGCCCTCCTCGACGTCATCACCGGCTCGGCAGTCGGCGATCCCTACACCGTGCCCGCTCCCGACACGTCGTTCCTCGGGGCGTTCGCGCAACGGCCCGCGGCCGCGCGGATCCTCACCACCACCGACTCGCCGTTTCCCGGTGCGCCAACGCATCCCGAGGTGGCCGCCGCGGTGGAGTCGGTGGCCCGCACGCTGGCAGATCTCGGGCATGCCGTCGCCGAGGGCGCCCCCAGCTTCGACCCGGACGTCGTCGCCGACGCGATCGCCGTCCTGCATGCCGTCAGCAATGCCCAGCTGCACGGGTTCGGCAAGCAGGTCCTCGGCCACGAACCGACGGAGGACGACTTCGAGCCCAGCAGCTGGGTGATGATGCGCGAGGGCTTCACCACGACGGGTGTCGCCTACGCGGAGGCGATCGGCGCCGTGCACGCGCAGACCCGCAGATTCGCGACGGGCATGAGCGGCCATGACGTGCTGTTGGTGCCGACGCTGATCACTCCCCCGCCGCCCTACGGTCTGTTGAATCAGCCGCGCGGAACCACCAGGGCCTTCTTCGACGTCGAGTTCGCCACGACGGGCTGGACGACGATGGCGAATGTGACTGGGTGGGCGGCGATTTCGCTTCCCCTCGGGGTGACGTCCACGGGCCTGCCGATCGGTGTTCAGCTGATGGCGCCCGACGAGCTGATCCTGCTCCAGCTCGCGGCTCAGCTCGAGGTGGCGATGCCGTGGTCAGGACGGCTGCCCGCCGGCTGGATCGGCTAG
- a CDS encoding alpha/beta fold hydrolase: protein MLMPIERPRLEGNVAVGDDRQIGFAEFGEPRGRAVFWLHGTPGARRQIPVEARAYALHNNIRLIGIDRPGIGSSTPFQYRNVLAFAEDLRTIADVLGIDDMAIIGLSGGGPYALACAAAMPERVVVTGVLGGVAPTVGPESIAGGLMGFGSTMAPLMPFIGLPLRLAAVGLIRLVRPLGSRAADMYGRVSPAGDRRLLARPEFKAMFLDDLLNGSRKQMAAPFADVVAFAKDWGFRLDEVKVPVRWWHGDKDHIVPFAHGEHVVARLPDAKMFVLSGESHLGGLGCAEDVLGELMEVWDDLEPTI, encoded by the coding sequence ATGCTCATGCCAATCGAACGTCCCCGATTGGAAGGCAATGTCGCCGTCGGGGACGACCGTCAGATCGGCTTCGCCGAGTTTGGGGAACCGAGGGGCCGCGCCGTGTTCTGGCTGCACGGCACGCCAGGGGCCCGCCGACAGATTCCGGTCGAGGCCAGGGCCTACGCGTTGCACAACAACATTCGATTGATCGGCATCGACCGACCGGGCATCGGTTCGTCCACGCCGTTCCAGTACCGCAACGTGCTCGCGTTCGCCGAGGACCTGCGCACGATCGCCGACGTGCTCGGCATCGACGACATGGCGATCATCGGTCTGTCCGGAGGCGGTCCCTACGCACTGGCCTGTGCGGCGGCGATGCCGGAGCGCGTGGTGGTAACCGGTGTGCTCGGCGGCGTCGCGCCGACGGTCGGGCCCGAGTCCATCGCAGGCGGGTTGATGGGCTTCGGGTCGACGATGGCACCCCTGATGCCCTTCATCGGTTTGCCGCTCAGGTTGGCGGCCGTGGGCCTAATTCGACTCGTCCGTCCCCTCGGTTCGCGCGCGGCCGACATGTATGGGCGGGTGTCGCCCGCGGGTGATCGTCGTCTGCTCGCACGCCCGGAGTTCAAGGCCATGTTCCTCGACGACCTACTCAACGGCAGCCGCAAGCAGATGGCGGCGCCGTTCGCGGACGTCGTCGCCTTCGCCAAGGACTGGGGATTCCGCCTCGACGAGGTCAAGGTTCCCGTGCGGTGGTGGCACGGCGACAAGGACCACATCGTGCCCTTCGCGCACGGTGAGCACGTCGTCGCACGGCTACCCGACGCCAAGATGTTCGTCCTGTCCGGCGAGAGCCATCTCGGCGGACTCGGCTGCGCCGAGGACGTCCTTGGGGAACTCATGGAGGTCTGGGATGACCTCGAGCCGACCATCTGA
- a CDS encoding alpha/beta hydrolase family protein, which produces MKILLDDKEMDAQLGRTLIAVSAEAADLGEVMATAARVTNGDYDSWFTEWSATAEVAQALADDALRGGHVVTARKAFLRASEYWRQSFFFLRHDIDDARLRHAWQQHRLAFRAALPLLDCHAVITEIPYDGVMMTGYLFRPADADTPRPTVMAPCGFDSTAESGYVATGYMALPRGYNFFVFEGPGQGGTLYEHRRTFQPDYEVPFAAAFDWLLEQDGVHPHAVIVMGRSFGGYLGPRAAAFESRVAALVADPGQYDFASRIGGFAKTLGHDDPDAFLARLLAKDADLDAELQGALAGPRDVEWYGSRMAAMGATTVGDFLRKQLEFTLDGIAADIRCPTLLTEGEGDFAAQGELLFEKLKCERRLTTFSEAEGAGGHCQGLGSTLFEGYAFDWLDRILGRAKATVTEN; this is translated from the coding sequence GTGAAGATTCTGCTCGACGACAAGGAGATGGACGCCCAGCTCGGTCGGACCCTCATCGCCGTGTCGGCCGAAGCGGCTGACCTGGGGGAGGTCATGGCGACGGCGGCCCGCGTCACCAACGGTGATTACGACTCGTGGTTCACCGAATGGTCCGCTACCGCCGAGGTGGCCCAGGCACTCGCCGACGACGCGCTGCGTGGCGGTCACGTGGTGACGGCACGCAAGGCCTTCCTGCGCGCCTCGGAGTACTGGCGGCAGTCCTTCTTCTTCCTCCGCCACGACATCGACGACGCCCGGCTGAGGCACGCGTGGCAACAGCATCGCCTGGCGTTCCGGGCTGCGCTCCCGCTGCTCGACTGCCACGCGGTCATCACCGAGATCCCGTACGACGGCGTGATGATGACCGGTTACCTGTTCCGTCCTGCGGACGCCGACACCCCGCGGCCCACTGTGATGGCCCCCTGCGGGTTCGACTCGACGGCCGAATCGGGTTACGTCGCCACCGGCTACATGGCGCTGCCCCGCGGGTACAACTTCTTCGTCTTCGAGGGGCCGGGGCAGGGTGGCACCCTCTACGAGCACCGGCGCACGTTCCAGCCGGACTACGAGGTTCCGTTCGCCGCGGCGTTCGACTGGTTGCTCGAGCAGGACGGCGTCCATCCGCACGCGGTGATCGTGATGGGGCGATCGTTCGGCGGCTACCTTGGACCGCGCGCGGCAGCCTTCGAATCGCGGGTCGCCGCGCTGGTCGCGGACCCGGGGCAGTACGACTTCGCCTCCCGGATCGGCGGCTTCGCCAAGACCCTGGGTCACGACGATCCCGACGCCTTCCTCGCGCGCCTGCTGGCCAAGGACGCCGACCTCGACGCCGAATTACAGGGCGCACTCGCCGGGCCCCGGGACGTCGAGTGGTACGGGTCGCGGATGGCCGCCATGGGCGCCACCACCGTCGGTGACTTTCTGCGCAAGCAGCTGGAGTTCACCCTGGACGGCATCGCCGCGGACATCCGCTGCCCGACGCTCCTCACCGAGGGTGAGGGCGATTTCGCGGCCCAGGGTGAGCTGCTGTTCGAGAAACTGAAGTGCGAGCGACGGCTGACGACGTTCAGCGAGGCCGAGGGTGCCGGTGGGCACTGCCAGGGCCTAGGCAGCACCTTGTTCGAGGGTTACGCCTTCGACTGGCTCGACCGCATTCTCGGACGCGCCAAGGCGACGGTCACGGAGAACTGA
- a CDS encoding GcvT family protein, with protein MSPTTLPTRTPPTQALPTRAQIVIIGGGVVGASVAYHLTKLGLTDVLLLEQGQLSSGTTWHAAGLVGQLRATEGGTRLVQYSTALYTELEAETGLTAGYKQCGGVTVARTEDRMIQLRRTAASAAAFDLECQLLTPREALEHYPVIRIDDLVGAIWLPGDGKANPTDLTLALAKGARLRGARIMERTRVTGINADEGRVTGVRTDAGDVEAEIVVNCAGQWAKQVGSMVGVNVPLHSAEHFYVVTEPIVGVHTDMPILRDPDGYTYFKEEVGGLVIGGFEPEAKPWVSPDAIPHPFEFQLLEEDWDHFQILMDNALLRIPVLEETGLKKLYNGPESFTPDNQFIMGEAPEVANFFVAAGFNSVGIASAGGAGRALAEWIVNGSPTSDLTSVDIRRFAPFNGNNRWLHDRVSEVLGLHYEIPWPNREMTTARPFRRSPVHHLLAAAGANFGSRMGWERANFFAPAGQEPVIEYSWAKQNWLPWSAAEQVSTRTGVTVFDQTSFSKYLLAGPDAEAALQWLCTADMAVDVGACVYTGMLNERGCYESDVTVTRTAPDEFLIVSSAATTERDKDHIRRNLPAGTHAQLVDVTSSLAVFGVMGPRSRDLLSTLTDANLDDAAFPFGTSRSITLGYATVRATRITYVGELGWELYVPTEFAVGVYEDLMAAGAEYGVTRGGYYAIESLRLEKGYRAFGRELTPGDNPIEAGLLFACKLDTDVDFLGRTAVEKARAEGARRRVVGFTVGSAEAMLWGGELILRNGVVAGQVTSAAWAETQGSCVGLAYVRSADGEKVDARWIGAGDYEVNVAGVRYPISVSLKAIYDPGNTRIR; from the coding sequence ATGAGCCCCACGACGCTTCCCACCCGAACGCCGCCCACCCAGGCCCTGCCCACCCGCGCCCAGATCGTCATCATCGGCGGAGGGGTCGTTGGCGCGAGCGTCGCCTATCACCTGACGAAGCTCGGTCTGACCGACGTCCTGCTGCTCGAGCAGGGCCAGCTGTCCTCGGGAACCACCTGGCACGCCGCAGGCCTGGTGGGCCAGCTGCGCGCAACCGAGGGCGGCACCCGGCTGGTCCAGTACTCCACGGCGCTCTACACCGAACTGGAGGCCGAGACCGGCCTCACCGCGGGGTACAAACAGTGCGGTGGCGTCACCGTCGCCCGCACCGAGGACCGGATGATCCAGTTGCGCCGCACGGCGGCCAGCGCGGCGGCGTTCGACCTGGAATGCCAACTGCTGACGCCACGGGAGGCGCTCGAGCACTATCCGGTGATCCGCATCGACGATCTCGTCGGAGCCATCTGGTTGCCCGGTGACGGCAAGGCCAATCCCACCGATCTCACGCTGGCGCTGGCCAAGGGCGCACGTCTGCGTGGCGCCCGAATCATGGAGCGCACCAGGGTCACCGGCATCAACGCCGACGAGGGCCGAGTCACCGGCGTGCGCACCGACGCCGGCGACGTCGAGGCGGAGATCGTGGTCAACTGCGCGGGTCAGTGGGCCAAGCAGGTCGGCTCGATGGTGGGAGTCAACGTCCCGCTGCACTCGGCCGAACACTTCTACGTGGTCACCGAACCCATCGTGGGTGTGCACACCGACATGCCCATCCTTCGCGACCCGGACGGCTACACCTACTTCAAGGAGGAGGTCGGCGGGCTGGTCATCGGCGGCTTCGAGCCGGAGGCCAAGCCGTGGGTGAGCCCCGATGCCATTCCTCATCCCTTCGAATTCCAACTGCTGGAGGAGGATTGGGACCACTTCCAAATCCTGATGGACAACGCGCTGCTGCGCATCCCGGTGCTGGAGGAGACCGGGCTCAAGAAGCTGTACAACGGGCCCGAGAGCTTCACCCCCGACAACCAGTTCATCATGGGCGAGGCCCCCGAGGTCGCCAACTTCTTCGTCGCCGCCGGTTTCAACTCGGTCGGCATCGCCTCGGCCGGCGGTGCGGGCCGGGCACTGGCGGAGTGGATCGTGAACGGCTCACCGACGTCGGACCTCACCAGTGTCGACATCCGGCGTTTCGCCCCGTTCAACGGGAACAACCGGTGGTTGCACGACAGGGTGTCGGAGGTGCTCGGACTGCACTACGAAATTCCCTGGCCCAACCGGGAGATGACCACCGCGCGACCCTTCCGTCGCTCCCCGGTGCACCACCTGCTCGCCGCGGCCGGAGCCAACTTCGGCAGCCGGATGGGATGGGAACGCGCCAACTTCTTCGCCCCGGCGGGCCAGGAGCCGGTCATCGAATACTCCTGGGCCAAGCAGAACTGGCTGCCGTGGTCGGCGGCCGAACAGGTGAGCACCCGCACCGGGGTCACCGTCTTCGACCAGACGTCGTTCTCGAAGTACCTCCTCGCCGGGCCCGACGCCGAGGCCGCGCTGCAGTGGCTGTGCACCGCCGACATGGCCGTCGACGTAGGCGCGTGCGTCTACACCGGCATGCTCAACGAACGGGGCTGCTACGAGTCCGACGTCACCGTCACCCGCACGGCCCCCGACGAATTCCTCATCGTGAGCAGTGCGGCCACCACCGAACGGGACAAGGACCACATCCGGAGGAATCTGCCCGCCGGAACGCACGCGCAGCTGGTCGACGTGACGTCGTCGCTGGCGGTGTTCGGGGTGATGGGCCCACGATCCCGCGACCTTCTCAGCACCCTGACCGATGCCAACCTCGACGATGCCGCCTTCCCGTTCGGGACCAGCCGCTCGATCACGTTGGGGTACGCGACCGTTCGCGCCACCCGCATCACCTACGTCGGTGAGCTCGGGTGGGAGCTGTACGTCCCGACGGAATTCGCCGTCGGCGTATACGAGGATCTGATGGCCGCGGGGGCCGAGTACGGCGTCACCCGCGGCGGGTACTACGCCATCGAATCGCTGCGCCTGGAGAAGGGCTACCGGGCATTCGGGCGCGAGCTCACGCCCGGCGACAATCCGATCGAGGCCGGACTTCTGTTCGCCTGCAAGCTCGACACCGACGTCGACTTCCTCGGGCGCACCGCCGTCGAGAAGGCCAGGGCCGAGGGTGCTCGCCGCCGGGTCGTCGGGTTCACGGTCGGTTCGGCGGAGGCCATGCTGTGGGGTGGCGAACTGATCCTCCGCAACGGCGTGGTCGCCGGACAGGTCACCTCGGCGGCATGGGCGGAGACCCAGGGCTCGTGCGTCGGCCTCGCCTACGTCCGGTCCGCCGACGGGGAGAAGGTCGACGCCCGGTGGATCGGCGCGGGGGACTACGAGGTGAACGTCGCCGGCGTGCGGTACCCGATCTCGGTGTCACTCAAGGCGATCTACGACCCGGGCAACACGAGGATCCGCTGA
- a CDS encoding phosphotransferase, translating into MSILRNDIELNAALDQLPALAGRSRRLEELTGGLTNRNLKITTPDGVYVARCAGSSSSLLAIDRDNEYFNSCAAERSGVGAPVIDYRPDLGILLIGYLDGVTLTKADFSRPGIIAKAAYACRTLHGGPRFRNDFDMFALRASYLNIIQQNGFRIPEDYLDFEDRFESIRRALAHRRQPTVPCNNDLLAANFVSDGDEIWLIDYEYSGNNDACFELGNIWRDNRLTLEQLEELVTAYYGRSTRNELARARLQGTVSQYGWTLWGCIQNGGSALDFDFWEWGMERYENAVEEFRGPDFGRLLDDVAAED; encoded by the coding sequence ATGTCCATCTTGCGCAACGACATCGAGCTCAATGCAGCTCTCGACCAGTTGCCTGCACTGGCCGGACGGTCTCGCCGGCTCGAGGAGCTCACCGGTGGCCTCACCAACCGCAACCTCAAGATCACCACGCCCGACGGGGTGTACGTCGCGCGCTGCGCAGGCAGCTCGTCGAGCTTGCTGGCCATCGACCGCGACAACGAATACTTCAACTCCTGCGCCGCCGAGCGGTCGGGAGTCGGCGCGCCGGTCATCGACTACCGCCCCGATCTCGGCATCCTGCTGATCGGGTACCTCGACGGCGTCACCCTGACCAAGGCCGACTTCTCGCGGCCCGGCATCATCGCCAAGGCGGCGTACGCCTGCCGAACCCTGCACGGCGGGCCGCGGTTCCGCAACGACTTCGACATGTTCGCCCTTCGGGCGTCGTACCTGAACATCATTCAGCAGAACGGTTTTCGCATTCCCGAGGACTATCTCGATTTCGAGGACCGCTTCGAGTCGATCCGGCGGGCGCTGGCCCACCGGCGCCAGCCCACCGTGCCGTGCAACAACGACCTGCTGGCCGCGAACTTCGTCTCCGACGGTGACGAGATCTGGCTGATCGACTACGAGTACTCGGGCAACAACGACGCGTGCTTCGAACTCGGGAACATCTGGCGCGACAACCGTTTGACACTCGAGCAGCTCGAGGAATTGGTCACGGCGTACTACGGGCGATCCACCCGCAACGAACTGGCCAGGGCCCGCCTGCAGGGCACCGTGTCACAGTACGGCTGGACACTGTGGGGCTGTATCCAGAACGGTGGCAGCGCACTGGACTTCGACTTCTGGGAGTGGGGTATGGAGCGCTACGAGAACGCCGTCGAGGAGTTCAGGGGGCCCGACTTCGGCCGGCTGCTCGACGACGTGGCCGCCGAGGACTGA